The genomic segment CCTTATATGTGAGTCATAATTGGATATTTTTTTGTAAGGTTGACCACAGTAGCCGCAAAAGCGAAATTTTAAAGAGGGGATAAGTTCCTGGCAGGAAGGACAGCGATCGATTAACGAAGTGCCACAGATAAAACAATACTTAGAACGCGGATCTAACCAAATCGGCTCGGCAGAACTTCCTGGACTCCAGCATTGAGGACAAATTTTAAGGTGCTGTACCGAAGTAACGGGAACACCACGACACAGAGCATCCAAATAATCTTCAGGAATTCCCAAAGCTCTTG from the Gloeothece citriformis PCC 7424 genome contains:
- a CDS encoding double zinc ribbon domain-containing protein gives rise to the protein MTILTDNRPQDGESLAQYLRRVRTSLKMSQGEMATKAGLHIQSLGKIEAGKTTRLNGKTKAGLSRALGIPEDYLDALCRGVPVTSVQHLKICPQCWSPGSSAEPIWLDPRSKYCFICGTSLIDRCPSCQELIPSLKFRFCGYCGQPYKKISNYDSHIRLGSI